In Bradyrhizobium guangxiense, the genomic window GCGCCGATGCCATAATCCTGGATCTTGAAGACAGCGTCGCGCCCGCACAGAAGGAGGGGGCACGCAATAGGCTTGCGTCGTCGATAAAACGATGCGCTGCCGCAGGAGCTGACATTTGGGTGCGTATTAATCGACCTCTGTCGGCTGCCGTCCGAGATATCGAGGCTTCGGTGCTCGGTGGTGCCAAGGGCATTCTGATTACAAAAGTCGAGGGCGCCGAGCACGTGCGGTTGCTTCTAGAGGTTGCTGAGCGAACCGAACGGGATCATGACCGTCGGGAGCCACTCCAAGCGATCGCAGTCATCGAGTCCGTCAAGATTTTGGCCAAAGCGGACGACATCGCACGCGCCCACGAGCGGGTGATAGGCCTGATGGGCGGTAGTGAGGACTTAGCGCTATCGATGGGAGCTAATCCCACTCATGAGGCACTTAAGATACCCAAGATGCTGGTTCACATGGCCGCTGCCGGAGCCGGAAAATACTCGTTCGGATTGTTCGGCTCCGTTGCGGACTACAAGGATGTCCGACTAATGCGCGAGCTAGCGGAGGAGGCATTCGGTCACGGAGTTACGGGTGCGACCTGTGTCCATCCTTCAGTGGTACCGATCCTAAACAATGCCTTTGCACCGTCCGACGCTGATGTCGCAAGGGCGCAATTGATCATCGAGACCGCCCGTCAGCAAACCGAACGTGGCGTCGGCGCCTATTCGCTGGAAGGCAGGATGGTCGACGAGCCCGTCGTCGAACGTGCCCGGCAACTCTTGGAGCGGGCGCGGCGCCACCGGCGTGCCGACGCAAGCTGATCAGAGCGTTAGAGTGTCGGCCTGCGGTAATCTGGGCTATTGATTCACAGCGCTCTATGAGCGGCCAGCAAACGTCTGGCGTTCGCGCTTCATCGCCTTGTCGACTTCCGCCGACAGAAGAGCCGTAACCTCGTCTTCGTATCGCCGGACCTGCGGGTCCCTTAAGTCCCGAGGGTGGGGTAGCTTGATCGCCACGTCCGCAATTATTCGCGAGGGCCGTGAGCTCAGAATAAGCACTCGATCGGCAAGCTGAACGGCCTCTGATACACTATGAGTTATCATCACGATAGTTCGATTGGCCTCGACCCAGAGGTTTTGTAGATCCTGGATCATGTAGTTCTTTGTTTGCACGTCGAGTGCGCCGAACGGCTCATCGAGTAGCAGCACCTCCGGATCGTAACTAAGTGCCCGAGCGATGGCGACGCGCTGTTTCATGCCGCCCGACAGAGACGATGGATAGGCATTCTCGAACCCCGAAAGGCCTGTCAGACGAAGCCACTTCCTCGCCCGCTCCTCAGCTTCCTGCCGTGGCACACCTTTGATGTCCAGGCCCAGCGTCGCATTACGCAACACCGTAAGCCAGGGGAACAGCACGAACTCCTGAAAGACCACGCCACGGTCGGGTCCTGGCCCCACCACGAGTTCGTTGTTGATTAGCAGTTCCCCCTGGCTTGCCTTCTCGAATCCAGCGATCAGGTACAGAAACGTCGACTTGCCGCAACCGCTTGGACCGATGATAGCCACGAATTCCCGTTCGTTGATCGTGCAAGAAATGTCCTCCATCGCCAGCACGTTTCCGAAATACTTCTGGACATTCTTGGCGACAATCTTGGGCTTGGTACCGGCACCGTCGCGCAGCGGGAGTATTTTTGCCGTTTCAACGCTCATTGAGTACTCCCCATTTCTCGATGGTAGCAGCTTCGATCTTGCCAACCAGAACGTTCTCAAGAAGATAGCCGAGCGCCGCAATCATCATCACGCCACCATAGATGACGCCAATGTTCATGTATTCGGAGGCGTCATAGATCATGAAACCCAGGCCATAGCTGCTGGCGGCCAGCATCTCGGCGGCGATCAGAGCGCGCCAGGCGTAACCTGTACCGAGCCGTGTGCCGGTGATCAGGCAAGGAAAAATGCCGGGAATAATGACGCGCCAAAATACCTGCCGTCGGCTCGCGCCCATCGACCAAGCCACCCAAAGCATTTTGACGTTCAGCATTTCGATGCCGCTCGCGACGATGTATATCATTTCGAAAACCGCTGCGAGAAATACGACTAGGATGGTCGTGCGGTTATCGATACCCATGACCAACAGCAGGACGGGGGTCCATGCTAGCGTCGGCACAGGCATCAAGATGCTAATGATTGGCTGAAACACCAGCCGCGCCCGCTGACTCATGCCAAGTCCAACCCCGAGCAGGGTACCTATGATTACCGCAAGTGATAATCCCGAGAGCAAGCGCAGCATGCTGTCTGCCACGTGCCACAGAAT contains:
- a CDS encoding HpcH/HpaI aldolase/citrate lyase family protein, which encodes MYRSLLYVPASSERFIAKSALCGADAIILDLEDSVAPAQKEGARNRLASSIKRCAAAGADIWVRINRPLSAAVRDIEASVLGGAKGILITKVEGAEHVRLLLEVAERTERDHDRREPLQAIAVIESVKILAKADDIARAHERVIGLMGGSEDLALSMGANPTHEALKIPKMLVHMAAAGAGKYSFGLFGSVADYKDVRLMRELAEEAFGHGVTGATCVHPSVVPILNNAFAPSDADVARAQLIIETARQQTERGVGAYSLEGRMVDEPVVERARQLLERARRHRRADAS
- a CDS encoding ABC transporter ATP-binding protein, with the protein product MSVETAKILPLRDGAGTKPKIVAKNVQKYFGNVLAMEDISCTINEREFVAIIGPSGCGKSTFLYLIAGFEKASQGELLINNELVVGPGPDRGVVFQEFVLFPWLTVLRNATLGLDIKGVPRQEAEERARKWLRLTGLSGFENAYPSSLSGGMKQRVAIARALSYDPEVLLLDEPFGALDVQTKNYMIQDLQNLWVEANRTIVMITHSVSEAVQLADRVLILSSRPSRIIADVAIKLPHPRDLRDPQVRRYEDEVTALLSAEVDKAMKRERQTFAGRS
- a CDS encoding ABC transporter permease, producing MARIALILVPLVAWEVCSRLGLINGFLFPAPSAILNKLWVQSGPNGNPPYAILWHVADSMLRLLSGLSLAVIIGTLLGVGLGMSQRARLVFQPIISILMPVPTLAWTPVLLLVMGIDNRTTILVVFLAAVFEMIYIVASGIEMLNVKMLWVAWSMGASRRQVFWRVIIPGIFPCLITGTRLGTGYAWRALIAAEMLAASSYGLGFMIYDASEYMNIGVIYGGVMMIAALGYLLENVLVGKIEAATIEKWGVLNER